One part of the Magnetococcales bacterium genome encodes these proteins:
- a CDS encoding flagellar hook protein FlgE: protein MTSIHEAMYSGSSALTNYGNAMTVIGNNLANANTTAFKGSRTTFEDILIQTVGISGTRGSTQIGTGVGMSSVDQDMNQGSLNGTTSVTDMSIDGRGFFQVKSKPNVAVQGGVVAAVTSNDTFYTRAGDFKKNKDGYLVTNAGLVLQGWALDKNGNRGGNLQDINLTPFQTSDPKATTLVNVGVNLNASSQINTKVYNPDDPSTYDYATTSRIYDSLGNGHNVELQFRNLGNNSWEWHAVVPSAELDPSQAKAGQKKTAIDLITGNVMAMPGGTGTTGTTGTTGTTGATGTATTGAPYKPGVLVFDSFGRLSQEGSTPITFNFSSSSTKPASQQVLFDFGGAVGVNGDSTNDFALPTGLTGVTTATTGTTGTTGTTGATGTTGTTGTTGTTGTTGTTTSSSPIMYGAGTLAADAGNNGTDATVQLAGDFATLRLSQNGFPTGYLESLAIGQDGKITGNFSNGDSHGLYQVALVDFDNAQDLEQIGSNLFAETRLSGAARADQPQSGRLGAIKNFSLEQSNIDLSSEFVNMITVQRAFQANSRLITVTDGMMEELIALKR, encoded by the coding sequence ATGACCAGCATTCATGAGGCCATGTATTCCGGGTCCAGCGCATTGACCAATTACGGCAATGCCATGACGGTTATCGGGAATAACCTGGCCAATGCCAACACCACGGCATTCAAGGGAAGTCGTACCACGTTCGAGGATATTCTCATCCAGACTGTAGGCATCAGCGGTACCCGAGGGTCAACCCAGATTGGCACGGGCGTGGGGATGTCGTCGGTGGACCAGGATATGAACCAGGGATCCTTGAACGGCACCACGAGCGTCACGGACATGTCCATCGATGGGCGGGGTTTTTTTCAAGTCAAATCAAAACCGAATGTGGCCGTCCAGGGGGGGGTCGTGGCGGCTGTGACAAGCAATGATACCTTTTACACCCGGGCGGGCGACTTCAAGAAAAACAAGGATGGCTACCTGGTGACCAATGCAGGGTTGGTGTTGCAGGGGTGGGCTTTGGATAAGAATGGCAACAGAGGGGGGAACCTCCAGGATATCAACTTGACGCCGTTTCAGACCAGTGACCCCAAAGCCACCACTTTGGTCAATGTAGGGGTGAACCTGAACGCATCATCGCAAATCAATACGAAGGTTTATAACCCTGACGATCCGTCGACCTACGATTATGCGACAACGTCGCGTATCTACGACTCCCTGGGTAATGGTCACAATGTGGAGTTGCAGTTCAGGAATCTGGGTAACAACTCCTGGGAGTGGCATGCCGTTGTGCCGTCTGCCGAATTGGATCCTTCTCAGGCAAAGGCCGGACAAAAGAAGACGGCCATTGATTTGATTACCGGCAATGTCATGGCAATGCCGGGTGGTACGGGTACGACAGGTACGACAGGTACGACGGGTACGACAGGTGCGACGGGTACGGCCACGACTGGTGCACCCTACAAACCTGGTGTTCTGGTGTTTGACTCCTTCGGCAGGTTGAGCCAGGAGGGATCGACTCCCATCACGTTCAATTTTTCGAGTTCGAGCACCAAACCTGCATCCCAGCAGGTTCTTTTCGATTTCGGTGGGGCGGTGGGCGTCAATGGGGACTCCACGAACGATTTTGCCCTGCCGACGGGGCTTACCGGTGTAACGACAGCCACGACAGGTACGACAGGTACGACAGGTACGACGGGTGCGACAGGTACGACGGGTACGACGGGTACGACGGGTACGACAGGTACGACAGGTACGACCACCAGCAGCAGTCCGATCATGTATGGGGCTGGGACGCTGGCAGCCGATGCGGGCAATAACGGGACGGATGCCACCGTGCAACTGGCAGGTGATTTTGCCACCCTGAGGCTGAGTCAAAATGGTTTTCCCACGGGTTATCTGGAGAGCCTGGCCATTGGTCAGGATGGCAAGATCACGGGCAATTTTTCCAATGGGGACAGCCACGGATTGTATCAGGTGGCCCTGGTGGACTTTGACAACGCTCAGGATCTTGAGCAGATCGGATCAAATCTGTTTGCCGAGACGCGCCTCTCCGGCGCCGCACGAGCGGATCAGCCCCAAAGCGGTCGCCTGGGTGCCATCAAGAATTTTTCTTTGGAACAATCCAATATTGACTTATCCTCGGAGTTTGTAAACATGATCACCGTGCAGCGGGCGTTTCAGGCCAACTCACGGCTCATCACGGTTACGGACGGCATGATGGAGGAGTTGATCGCCCTGAAACGGTAA
- a CDS encoding flagellar basal body-associated FliL family protein, protein MAEEAEQEPEEESGGGGGGGGGGIVKILIMVIPALLLGAGGGYFFGSKTVTTEVKEAVQKEPHPEKTAKSPNEMVGDIYKMEPFVVNLNEPRGNRYLKTTIQLEMGQSVPAKGEDGKEKPEEPAKEGEKGLKSTPLKEELDKRQPQIRDIILQLLTSKGTQELQAYDGKFKLREEILARLNAILSNGQITSVYFTEFVIQ, encoded by the coding sequence ATGGCTGAAGAAGCGGAGCAGGAACCGGAGGAGGAATCCGGCGGTGGTGGTGGTGGCGGTGGTGGTGGTATCGTCAAAATTTTGATCATGGTGATTCCGGCCTTGTTGTTGGGTGCGGGCGGGGGATATTTTTTTGGTTCCAAAACCGTCACAACTGAAGTGAAAGAGGCGGTGCAAAAGGAACCGCATCCGGAAAAAACGGCCAAAAGCCCCAATGAGATGGTGGGAGACATCTATAAGATGGAACCTTTTGTGGTCAACCTGAACGAGCCACGAGGGAACCGCTATCTCAAGACAACGATCCAGTTGGAGATGGGGCAGAGCGTGCCTGCCAAGGGTGAAGATGGCAAAGAGAAACCTGAGGAACCAGCCAAAGAGGGTGAAAAAGGTTTGAAGTCCACCCCATTGAAGGAGGAGTTGGACAAGCGTCAGCCACAAATCCGTGACATCATTCTGCAACTTTTGACCTCCAAGGGGACGCAGGAGCTGCAGGCCTACGATGGCAAGTTCAAGTTGCGGGAGGAGATTTTGGCGCGCCTCAACGCCATCCTGAGCAATGGTCAGATCACGTCGGTTTACTTTACCGAGTTCGTCATTCAGTAA
- the fliM gene encoding flagellar motor switch protein FliM encodes MSQILSTEEIDALMGALDEGSINLEEIDEDIPDTSQEKKYSAFVFGQKTSIRAGALPGLDLINEHLASQLSFKLTQKVGREVHVMPKTTINQVFGRFVHGLTPPIFINILRVEPSEDMALLTIDGDVMYRVLEGFFGGSGDSERPFRNFSSFEMKVIDRIMDVAREQIELSWKKLDPSFKLVLTRWENQPQFAAVMPLDDNVFLITFAVEVGEAEGSLTICFPSVILELFKQQLKVGFQQKETVGGASTWRRSLVRQLGYVPLRLDPVIDHVSMSMRDMINLKVGDVIMLNTDLTEEVDIDIDGHTRYAAIAGVVDGKRALRVTRVVREKEE; translated from the coding sequence ATGTCACAAATCCTCTCCACTGAAGAAATCGACGCCCTCATGGGGGCGTTGGACGAAGGGTCTATCAACCTGGAGGAGATCGACGAGGATATACCCGATACCTCTCAGGAGAAAAAATACAGCGCCTTTGTTTTTGGTCAAAAAACCTCCATTCGGGCAGGCGCCTTGCCCGGTCTGGATTTGATCAACGAACATCTGGCATCTCAACTTTCCTTCAAGTTGACGCAAAAGGTGGGGCGTGAGGTTCACGTCATGCCCAAGACCACGATCAACCAGGTATTCGGGCGTTTTGTGCATGGGTTGACCCCTCCGATCTTCATTAACATTTTGCGTGTGGAACCCTCCGAGGATATGGCGCTGTTGACCATTGACGGGGATGTGATGTATCGGGTTTTGGAGGGTTTTTTTGGTGGAAGCGGCGATTCAGAGCGACCGTTTCGCAACTTCTCCTCCTTTGAGATGAAGGTGATTGACCGCATTATGGACGTGGCCCGGGAGCAGATCGAACTCTCCTGGAAAAAGTTGGATCCCTCGTTCAAATTGGTGTTGACCCGTTGGGAAAATCAGCCGCAGTTTGCAGCGGTGATGCCGCTTGACGACAACGTCTTCTTGATCACCTTTGCCGTGGAGGTGGGGGAGGCGGAGGGGTCATTGACCATCTGTTTTCCGTCGGTGATCCTTGAACTGTTCAAGCAGCAGCTCAAGGTTGGCTTCCAGCAGAAAGAGACCGTTGGTGGGGCTTCGACGTGGCGGCGCTCTCTGGTTCGGCAACTTGGCTACGTTCCCCTGCGCCTGGATCCGGTGATCGATCATGTCTCCATGAGCATGCGGGACATGATCAACCTGAAGGTGGGTGATGTCATCATGCTCAACACGGACCTCACCGAAGAGGTGGATATCGACATTGACGGCCATACCCGGTATGCCGCCATCGCCGGAGTCGTTGATGGCAAACGCGCTCTGCGGGTCACACGGGTCGTGAGAGAAAAAGAGGAGTGA
- the fliN gene encoding flagellar motor switch protein FliN has protein sequence MEEELNFSDEDLGGMGNGAEGHIPSPLGSSLNWQDLAGDGGGVESKPEEDKGGIPPNLELLMDVALDISVRLGSVQMEIRSLLRLNKGSLIELQKEADDPLEIYVNDRLLAYGEVVMIKEKLGIRITDIVSMEERLESLR, from the coding sequence ATGGAAGAGGAGCTCAATTTTTCCGATGAGGATTTAGGGGGGATGGGCAATGGTGCCGAAGGTCACATCCCCAGCCCGTTGGGCAGCAGTCTGAACTGGCAGGATCTGGCCGGTGATGGTGGAGGAGTCGAGAGCAAACCGGAAGAGGATAAAGGGGGCATTCCCCCCAATCTGGAACTGCTCATGGATGTGGCGCTGGATATCTCCGTCCGGCTGGGCAGTGTCCAGATGGAGATTCGTAGCCTGCTGAGGTTGAACAAAGGATCATTGATCGAACTGCAAAAAGAGGCGGATGATCCCCTGGAGATCTACGTCAATGACCGTCTCCTGGCCTATGGTGAGGTGGTCATGATCAAGGAAAAACTTGGCATCCGCATCACCGATATCGTTTCCATGGAAGAGCGGTTGGAGAGTTTGCGCTGA
- a CDS encoding FliO/MopB family protein: MSPRLGAVFLIVGMVALAAVWIEGAGALAGTEGDGAVDFVGEMIRILGFLAALVALSVIAVRLGKRLEPRWGGGVVQLLGSRTLAPGVGVRLIRVGSRAWLLGVTREQVSMLAELEEKDLPVLEERSR, encoded by the coding sequence ATGAGCCCTCGGTTGGGTGCGGTCTTCCTGATTGTGGGGATGGTGGCTCTTGCGGCGGTCTGGATCGAGGGTGCGGGGGCTCTTGCCGGGACGGAGGGTGATGGGGCGGTAGATTTTGTCGGCGAGATGATCCGTATCCTTGGCTTTTTGGCTGCATTGGTGGCATTGTCTGTCATCGCCGTTCGCCTGGGGAAACGTCTGGAGCCGCGTTGGGGTGGTGGTGTGGTGCAACTTCTGGGGTCGCGCACCCTGGCCCCGGGCGTGGGTGTTCGCCTGATTCGGGTGGGATCCAGGGCTTGGCTGTTGGGTGTCACCCGGGAGCAGGTGTCGATGCTCGCCGAATTGGAAGAGAAGGATTTGCCCGTTTTGGAGGAACGCTCGCGGTGA
- the fliP gene encoding flagellar type III secretion system pore protein FliP (The bacterial flagellar biogenesis protein FliP forms a type III secretion system (T3SS)-type pore required for flagellar assembly.): MTLPKRHKGVLVALSVLGLGLGVGVAAAADLTFPSITLSTGGRADPSQVGVGLQILALMTLFSLAPAMLVMMTSFTRVIVVMSFVRQAMGLQGQPPNQVLVALSLFVTFFVMGPVFDRVWDDALNPYLEKKLNEATALERASVPIRGFMLRQTREKDLALFMRLAGMPKTQKPQDVPIRLLIPAFMVSELKTAFQIGFMIYLPFLIIDMVVASVVMSMGMMMLPPLVISMPVKLILFVLVDGWSLVVGSLVQSFR, encoded by the coding sequence GTGACTTTGCCCAAACGCCACAAGGGGGTTCTCGTTGCCCTGTCTGTCCTTGGATTGGGTTTGGGGGTCGGCGTGGCTGCGGCGGCGGATTTGACTTTTCCATCCATCACCCTCTCCACGGGGGGGCGGGCTGATCCGAGTCAGGTCGGTGTGGGGCTACAGATTCTTGCCCTGATGACCCTTTTTTCCCTGGCTCCGGCCATGCTCGTCATGATGACTTCGTTCACCCGCGTGATCGTGGTCATGTCTTTTGTGCGCCAAGCCATGGGTTTGCAGGGACAACCGCCCAACCAGGTTCTGGTCGCGCTCTCTCTCTTTGTCACTTTTTTTGTCATGGGACCGGTTTTCGATCGGGTATGGGATGATGCTCTCAATCCCTACCTGGAAAAAAAATTGAATGAGGCGACGGCCCTGGAGCGTGCATCCGTTCCCATCCGGGGGTTCATGTTGCGCCAGACCCGGGAGAAGGATCTGGCCCTTTTCATGCGCCTGGCCGGCATGCCGAAAACCCAAAAACCCCAGGATGTGCCGATCCGGCTTTTGATCCCTGCCTTCATGGTGTCGGAGTTGAAGACCGCCTTTCAGATCGGTTTCATGATCTATCTTCCCTTCCTGATCATCGATATGGTGGTGGCCAGTGTGGTCATGTCCATGGGTATGATGATGTTGCCGCCGTTGGTGATCTCCATGCCTGTGAAGCTTATATTGTTTGTGCTGGTGGATGGTTGGTCGTTGGTGGTCGGGTCGCTGGTGCAGTCCTTTCGGTGA